In Drosophila simulans strain w501 chromosome X, Prin_Dsim_3.1, whole genome shotgun sequence, one DNA window encodes the following:
- the LOC6725374 gene encoding serine/arginine repetitive matrix protein 1, translated as MHQSIWSAPQVGGSGGALKALARNVANHLKLNRSNMKRVVAQVVAEHHTLGEVADYKGHMYFAKPDRLNFHELIAQSKEAFDDLLLHEPRSAKKQAITKRSKYPTNPNVKLQMTVSPPQLEKPQKKQSTIRKPGLPKKHSRPKIRSRKKSSTTIFQLADAGRRSLNGVIIDETHLPLDGEQREILLHVPPSLVKRSRRRLRSAQTKDTSEKCPPQKPDKDPDQKKTGPQNDGEKITEEKILQVQKHQPEKKRSEVPKPVKKMQENHQKELIRSPSRPRSGSPSVPQARPSPSPVRSQKVTSVRKASKALRSPPHKTINVKNHAFNQRIKAGDTKMAISKPAEKMKSRSMLRTVKKKSLPQRSYDKPWILKRSQKRRLSAGGSQLKKNLQRPMNSDVKRKQKSGKGGKIQHSARSTKVEQTKISAQIKPTSHVGRQMQRVNFPWYTPYQFQGAAGATQIPNAGVAIPPCQLLKEKTRKLTQRLSVTQPISQMKRPNITSRQRHNLRMRERLIRDLQREEDIDDPLSNGSGVLRRARGGMQPSQQIKEPEQPKKEQDHRSVERVSSRIKRLPKGRRYRQPIATSERIMIPPPKVNNNNNNNNKSMSPSRPNFIPRVRRRFRSVLVDSSLGSIALMGQPVQSKQTLTPAKRHLTIAFMNKRSERTNAAVQPWK; from the coding sequence ATGCATCAGAGTATATGGAGCGCGCCGCAGGTAGGTGGTTCTGGTGGCGCTTTGAAGGCCTTGGCCAGGAATGTGGCCAATCATCTGAAGCTGAACCGCAGCAATATGAAACGAGTGGTGGCCCAGGTGGTCGCAGAGCACCATACCCTCGGGGAGGTGGCCGACTACAAGGGTCACATGTACTTTGCCAAGCCGGATCGCTTGAATTTTCACGAGCTGATTGCCCAGTCCAAGGAGGCCTTCGATGATCTGTTGCTCCACGAACCGCGATCTGCGAAAAAGCAAGCAATCACGAAACGTTCGAAGTATCCGACCAATCCTAACGTTAAACTACAGATGACAGTATCACCACCGCAATTAGAAAAACCACAAAAGAAGCAATCAACTATTAGAAAGCCCGGTCTTCCAAAAAAACATTCAAGGCCAAAAATTCGGAGTCGGAAGAAGAGTTCCACCACCATTTTTCAGCTGGCGGATGCAGGTCGTCGTAGTCTAAATGGTGTAATCATTGACGAAACTCATTTGCCGCTCGATGGTGAGCAAAGGGAGATCCTTTTGCATGTGCCCCCGTCGCTAGTCAAGCGGTCCCGAAGGCGTCTCCGATCTGCCCAGACCAAGGATACATCGGAGAAATGCCCACCGCAGAAACCGGATAAGGATCCCGATCAGAAGAAGACAGGACCACAGAACGATGGCGAGAAAATCACCGAGGAGAAGATTCTTCAAGTTCAAAAGCATCAACCCGAGAAGAAACGCAGCGAAGTACCGAAGCCAGTAAAGAAAATGCAAGAAAACCACCAGAAAGAGCTGATTCGGTCACCTTCTCGCCCCCGATCGGGGTCCCCTTCGGTTCCTCAGGCCCGACCGTCTCCTTCACCAGTTCGTTCACAAAAAGTGACATCTGTTCGGAAAGCGAGCAAAGCACTTCGCTCACCACCCCACAAGACAATAAATGTCAAGAATCATGCCTTTAATCAACGCATTAAGGCGGGAGACaccaaaatggcaatttccaaGCCTGCGGAAAAGATGAAATCGAGATCGATGCTAAGAACAGTCAAGAAAAAATCATTGCCGCAAAGAAGCTACGACAAGCCGTGGATACTGAAACGCTCTCAAAAAAGACGCTTGTCGGCGGGAGGAtctcaattaaagaaaaatttacAGCGACCGATGAATAGCGATGTCAAGAGAAAGCAAAAGTCCGGTAAGGGAGGGAAAATCCAGCATTCAGCGAGAAGCACCAAGGTggagcaaacaaaaatctcTGCCCAGATTAAACCCACATCACATGTTGGACGCCAAATGCAAAGGGTAAACTTCCCGTGGTATACTCCCTATCAATTCCAAGGTGCCGCCGGAGCAACCCAAATACCAAATGCCGGGGTCGCCATACCGCCGTGCCAATTgctaaaagaaaaaacccGCAAACTCACTCAAAGACTATCGGTAACCCAACCAATTTCCCAAATGAAACGTCCCAATATCACCAGTCGCCAAAGGCACAATCTCCGTATGCGGGAGCGTTTGATAAGAGATTTGCAACGCGAAGAGGACATCGATGATCCACTAAGCAATGGATCGGGGGTTCTTCGCCGAGCCCGCGGTGGAATGCAACCATCTCAGCAAATTAAGGAACCTGAGCAACCGAAAAAGGAGCAGGATCATCGTTCTGTGGAGCGCGTGAGCTCGCGAATCAAGCGTTTGCCAAAGGGAAGACGCTATCGCCAGCCCATCGCCACCAGCGAGCGGATCATGATCCCGCCACCGAAggtgaataataataataacaataataacaaatcGATGTCTCCAAGTCGCCCCAACTTCATTCCACGAGTCCGTCGAAGATTCCGATCCGTTCTGGTGGACAGCAGTCTGGGAAGTATCGCCTTAATGGGTCAGCCGGTGCAATCAAAGCAAACACTAACTCCCGCAAAACGTCACCTTACCATTGCTTTTATGAACAAGAGATCAGAACGAACAAATGCAGCCGTTCAGCCCTGGAAGTAG